One window of Novipirellula aureliae genomic DNA carries:
- a CDS encoding cbb3-type cytochrome c oxidase subunit II: MNHFPAIIMIALATVTASLFGLVLIPDWQMDSFVAVEATTPDGSKVIYPRPLDDWREKPGRDLYRGLGCIYCHSQQVRPEGFGADLERGWGQRRSVPLDYILQRPPFTGTMRTGPDLSNIGMRQPSEQWHFLHLYDPQITSKGSVMPPFKFLFTESDQDSVPDIGAIELPGGGQGSPKWIIPNEEAKQLVAYLKSLKQELSLDDLQ, from the coding sequence GTGAATCATTTTCCTGCGATCATTATGATCGCTCTGGCCACCGTTACAGCATCGTTATTTGGCTTGGTCTTAATCCCAGATTGGCAGATGGATTCGTTCGTCGCGGTCGAAGCGACCACGCCCGATGGCAGCAAGGTTATCTACCCTCGCCCGCTTGATGATTGGCGCGAGAAACCGGGTCGGGATTTGTACCGTGGGCTGGGATGTATCTATTGTCACAGCCAGCAGGTGCGGCCCGAGGGATTCGGTGCGGATTTAGAACGCGGTTGGGGGCAACGACGGAGCGTTCCGCTTGACTACATTTTACAACGCCCTCCATTCACGGGAACAATGCGAACGGGCCCTGATTTATCGAACATTGGGATGCGGCAGCCAAGCGAGCAATGGCATTTTCTTCATCTGTATGATCCACAGATCACCTCGAAAGGTTCCGTCATGCCGCCGTTCAAGTTTTTATTCACCGAGTCTGATCAGGATTCCGTTCCCGATATCGGAGCGATTGAACTTCCCGGTGGTGGGCAAGGATCTCCGAAGTGGATCATTCCGAACGAAGAGGCCAAGCAACTGGTCGCCTACTTAAAGTCACTGAAACAAGAACTATCGCTTGACGATCTGCAATGA
- a CDS encoding cbb3-type cytochrome c oxidase subunit I, whose protein sequence is MNETASTKTTELGVVEPEVVDVLPSERWLIDQSCRQVVLLWYGSAVFWLLLGSLLALVSSIKLHTPGFLADSAWLTFGRVRPAHLSTMIYGWASMSGIGTMLWLFARLCKTQLAWREGLYLMALYWNFLVALGTFEILRGNSTGVEWMEFPAWAAAPIAMAFLVIFVAAWKMLAARKTKHLYISLWYLFGSTMWFPFLYLGATILIQTPASTGIAKMATNWWFAHNVLGLWLTPIGLASAYYFIPKVIGRPIHSYHFSILGFWTLAIFYNWAGTHHLIGGPLPVWVVTVGVVGSLMMFIPVTTVAINHHMTMVGNFHVLKSSPTLRFIVFGAMSYTAVSFQGSLQSIRAINEVTHFTHYTIAHAHLGVYSFFTMVSFGSMYYVMPRLVECEWPSAKLIKVHFWGTAMGMTMYWVGLTWAGIEQGFAMNNPDIPFLEIVSRTIPYLWSRSVAGTLMTVGHIAFAISVWKMLRHRGASASVPTLFNTTRFRWLPFSRAEVQS, encoded by the coding sequence ATGAATGAGACAGCATCAACGAAAACAACCGAGCTTGGGGTGGTCGAACCTGAGGTTGTCGATGTCCTGCCGAGTGAGCGTTGGCTGATCGATCAGTCGTGTCGGCAGGTCGTTTTGTTGTGGTATGGCAGCGCTGTCTTTTGGCTGCTGTTGGGGTCGTTGTTGGCATTGGTCTCTTCGATCAAGCTCCATACGCCTGGGTTTCTTGCGGATTCCGCTTGGCTGACGTTCGGACGTGTTCGTCCGGCGCATCTCAGTACGATGATCTACGGCTGGGCATCCATGAGCGGGATTGGCACCATGCTGTGGTTGTTTGCTCGGCTTTGCAAGACACAGCTCGCCTGGCGAGAAGGACTTTACCTGATGGCTCTCTATTGGAATTTTCTCGTCGCCCTGGGCACATTCGAGATCCTGCGAGGGAACAGCACTGGTGTGGAATGGATGGAATTTCCCGCCTGGGCGGCAGCGCCCATTGCAATGGCGTTCCTGGTGATCTTCGTTGCTGCATGGAAAATGTTGGCGGCGCGAAAGACCAAGCATCTGTATATTTCGCTATGGTATTTGTTCGGATCGACGATGTGGTTCCCGTTCCTCTATCTCGGCGCCACCATTCTCATTCAAACGCCTGCTTCAACGGGTATCGCAAAGATGGCGACGAATTGGTGGTTCGCGCACAATGTATTGGGCTTATGGTTGACCCCGATTGGTTTGGCTTCGGCATACTACTTTATCCCCAAAGTGATTGGCCGCCCGATTCATAGTTACCATTTTTCGATTCTTGGTTTTTGGACACTGGCGATCTTTTACAATTGGGCCGGTACTCATCATTTGATCGGTGGCCCGCTTCCGGTTTGGGTTGTGACGGTTGGCGTCGTTGGCAGTTTGATGATGTTCATTCCCGTGACCACGGTAGCGATCAACCACCACATGACGATGGTGGGGAATTTCCATGTGTTGAAGTCAAGTCCAACGCTGCGGTTTATCGTGTTCGGAGCGATGTCGTATACGGCCGTTAGTTTTCAAGGATCGCTGCAAAGCATCCGCGCGATCAACGAAGTGACCCATTTCACGCACTACACGATCGCTCACGCTCATTTGGGCGTTTACTCCTTCTTCACGATGGTCTCGTTCGGTTCGATGTACTATGTGATGCCCCGATTAGTGGAATGTGAGTGGCCGAGTGCGAAGTTGATCAAGGTCCACTTTTGGGGAACCGCGATGGGGATGACGATGTATTGGGTTGGTTTGACGTGGGCGGGAATCGAACAAGGATTCGCAATGAACAATCCTGATATCCCATTTTTGGAGATCGTTTCACGAACGATTCCCTATCTCTGGTCGCGGAGTGTGGCGGGGACGTTGATGACGGTCGGGCATATTGCCTTTGCAATCTCGGTTTGGAAGATGTTGCGTCACCGCGGTGCTTCCGCATCCGTCCCGACGTTGTTCAATACGACACGCTTTCGCTGGCTTCCTTTTTCTCGTGCTGAGGTTCAGTCGTGA